The following are from one region of the Carnobacterium gallinarum DSM 4847 genome:
- a CDS encoding NAD(P)-dependent malic enzyme, with amino-acid sequence MTDVKAKALAISKEKGGKLEIIPTVPIETMEDLSIAYTPGVAAVCTAIAENPEKVYDYTTKRNMVAVVTDGSAVLGLGNIGPEAAIPVMEGKAALFKRFANVNAVPISLATQDVEEIISHIAAIAPSFGGINLEDISAPRCFEIEERLKKMLDIPVFHDDQHGTAIIVLAALYNGLRLTGKKIDEIQAVVNGGGAAGTAISKMFLAAGVKHVTIVDKTGIISETDPNLPAHHAAIAKVTNLEHRTGTLEDALKGADVFVGVSAPGVLKKEWIQHMNDKPMIFAMANPTPEIFPDEAKAGGAYIVGTGRSDFPNQINNVLAFPGIFRGALDARANDITVEMQIAAAQGIASVVTDEQLNVDYIMPDVFTPGVSDIVADSVRKAVK; translated from the coding sequence ATGACAGATGTAAAAGCAAAAGCGCTAGCAATCAGCAAGGAAAAAGGCGGAAAATTAGAGATAATCCCAACGGTTCCAATTGAAACGATGGAAGATTTGAGTATTGCTTATACACCAGGAGTAGCAGCAGTTTGTACAGCAATCGCTGAGAATCCAGAAAAAGTGTATGATTATACAACTAAACGCAATATGGTAGCGGTAGTGACGGATGGTTCGGCAGTTTTAGGCTTAGGGAATATTGGACCAGAAGCAGCAATCCCAGTAATGGAAGGAAAAGCAGCGTTATTCAAACGATTTGCTAATGTTAATGCGGTGCCGATTTCGTTGGCTACTCAAGATGTAGAAGAAATTATTTCTCATATTGCTGCGATTGCCCCTTCATTTGGTGGGATTAATCTGGAAGATATCAGTGCTCCACGCTGTTTTGAAATTGAGGAACGATTAAAGAAAATGTTAGATATTCCTGTATTTCATGACGATCAACATGGAACAGCGATTATTGTATTAGCAGCATTGTACAATGGCTTGCGTTTGACAGGCAAAAAAATAGATGAAATTCAAGCAGTAGTAAACGGTGGCGGTGCGGCAGGAACAGCGATTAGCAAAATGTTCCTAGCAGCAGGCGTGAAACATGTAACGATTGTTGATAAAACGGGGATTATCTCAGAAACAGATCCTAATCTTCCTGCGCATCATGCAGCGATTGCTAAAGTAACGAATCTAGAACACCGAACTGGAACACTGGAAGATGCGCTAAAAGGAGCGGATGTCTTTGTAGGCGTTTCAGCTCCAGGAGTCTTGAAAAAAGAGTGGATTCAGCATATGAACGACAAACCAATGATCTTCGCAATGGCAAATCCAACACCAGAAATCTTCCCAGATGAAGCCAAAGCCGGTGGTGCTTATATTGTTGGAACAGGGCGTAGTGATTTCCCTAACCAAATCAATAATGTTTTGGCTTTCCCAGGGATTTTCCGTGGTGCGTTAGATGCACGTGCGAATGATATTACAGTGGAAATGCAGATTGCCGCAGCACAAGGAATTGCTAGTGTCGTAACAGATGAACAATTAAATGTTGATTATATTATGCCAGATGTGTTTACACCAGGCGTATCAGATATTGTAGCAGATAGCGTTAGAAAAGCTGTGAAATAA
- a CDS encoding ABC transporter permease, with amino-acid sequence MTNYWLFLLKLTTRKKLNFIPVAILILSTLFLVTMNTRASTNAGFKNDITSYNKLLEELIDKYESYDKISTDKIYLEQIAIEKKRLATIITLNKKSIELAEKNDWKAALTLQLKVIDEMDIKKIEDKDQYVPVGYPKFVFGKKATYQYLIKNNLKPNILTIENQGFPYLFRAIDVLFPVLVVLCIITLLTNLFTENFKQGMNLDNLFPLKKQRLLASKLTFGVLVASIVYAITLLISFASATLISGSNSPSYPAVLNTPSYTDIRPIGALMLEGLFLQFLCIIFLVLFVYIIAQLTKNKVATLFISIFILCGLTLTLAKIQPLASILHGIPITYFNTIAVLLRDISFETGNANVTLISGTITLTVSILIELAIVTLLNYKRSNYKENKLAY; translated from the coding sequence TTGACTAATTATTGGTTGTTTTTATTGAAACTCACTACACGAAAAAAATTAAATTTTATTCCAGTTGCTATTCTTATTCTTTCAACCTTATTTTTAGTAACGATGAATACAAGGGCTTCCACTAATGCTGGATTTAAAAATGACATAACTTCCTATAATAAGCTCCTTGAAGAACTTATTGATAAATATGAAAGTTATGATAAAATTTCAACAGATAAAATCTATCTGGAACAGATTGCTATAGAGAAAAAACGATTAGCAACCATTATTACGCTAAATAAAAAATCGATTGAATTGGCAGAAAAAAATGATTGGAAAGCTGCTTTAACACTACAATTAAAAGTAATTGATGAGATGGATATTAAAAAAATAGAAGATAAAGATCAATATGTACCAGTTGGATATCCAAAATTTGTGTTTGGGAAAAAAGCAACCTATCAGTATCTAATCAAAAACAATCTAAAACCAAATATATTAACTATCGAAAATCAAGGTTTTCCCTATCTTTTTCGAGCAATAGATGTTTTATTTCCTGTCCTCGTGGTATTATGCATCATCACTCTTTTAACCAATTTATTTACCGAGAATTTTAAACAAGGAATGAACCTTGATAATCTATTTCCTCTAAAAAAGCAACGCCTATTAGCAAGTAAACTAACTTTCGGTGTTCTAGTAGCAAGTATAGTTTATGCCATAACTTTACTCATTTCCTTTGCTTCTGCCACCCTAATAAGTGGCTCCAATTCACCAAGTTATCCTGCTGTTTTAAATACACCCAGCTATACAGATATCCGACCAATTGGTGCTTTAATGCTTGAAGGCTTATTTCTGCAATTTTTATGTATCATCTTTTTAGTGCTATTTGTCTACATTATTGCCCAATTGACTAAAAATAAAGTCGCAACCTTATTTATAAGCATCTTTATCTTGTGTGGCTTAACATTGACTCTCGCTAAAATACAACCTCTAGCTTCTATATTGCATGGAATTCCCATCACTTATTTTAATACAATCGCTGTATTATTACGGGATATTTCCTTTGAAACTGGAAATGCAAATGTGACCTTAATCTCTGGAACTATCACATTAACGGTCTCTATCTTAATTGAGTTAGCTATTGTGACTTTGTTAAATTATAAACGTAGTAACTATAAAGAGAATAAACTAGCCTATTAA
- a CDS encoding ABC transporter ATP-binding protein, whose product MIELTNLTIATNEALIIDATINLKIHNIYGLSAPNGSGKSTLMRVLSGLLNQHSGTVTFYNEQEKKLSNVQIKKDLFYFETSNWLDGNLTGLDYLKLINALWEGEKDSINQVIHFWGMEHYITKPIKKYSLGMKQKVLLSLYTVSNTRYWILDEPTLALDKASVTLLTRYIDDARNSGKMVLFSSHAGDELFSSCDTLLAIEDRKLILTGGN is encoded by the coding sequence ATGATTGAATTAACTAATTTAACCATTGCTACAAACGAAGCACTGATTATTGATGCAACTATTAATTTAAAGATTCACAACATATATGGTTTAAGCGCTCCAAATGGAAGTGGAAAATCAACCTTGATGAGAGTCCTTTCTGGGCTATTAAATCAGCATTCTGGCACAGTAACCTTTTACAACGAACAAGAAAAAAAACTAAGTAACGTTCAAATAAAAAAAGATTTATTTTATTTTGAAACTAGCAATTGGCTCGATGGAAATTTAACAGGCTTAGATTATTTAAAGCTAATCAATGCTCTCTGGGAGGGAGAAAAAGACTCCATCAATCAAGTGATTCATTTCTGGGGAATGGAACATTATATAACGAAACCGATAAAAAAATACTCCTTAGGAATGAAACAAAAAGTCTTACTAAGCCTCTATACAGTCAGTAATACTCGTTATTGGATTTTAGATGAACCCACCTTAGCTTTAGATAAAGCTAGCGTCACATTGTTAACACGTTACATTGATGATGCACGAAATAGCGGTAAGATGGTGCTATTTTCATCTCATGCAGGAGATGAACTATTTAGTAGTTGTGATACTTTATTAGCTATTGAAGATAGAAAATTAATCTTAACTGGAGGGAACTAA
- a CDS encoding 2-hydroxycarboxylate transporter family protein — protein MEDVKSLNFFEKFKKVKVGAIPLPAYLAMAIVIMLSAYFEELPVNMLGGFAIILSLGWFLGGIGGSIPGLKNFGGSAIFSLMIPSILVFFNFFNANTLAATDMLMKQANFLYFYIACLVCGSILGMHRKILVQGLMRMIIPMACGMILALVVGTTIGTLLGLGFEHTLFYIVTPIISGGIGEGILPLSLGYSAITGIPSEQLVGQLIPATIIGNFFAIISSGILNRLGEKRPDKCGQGQLVKFKDGDDMADAMKEDTSPLDVKLMGAGVLVACTLFITGGLLQKFTGFPGPVLMILVAALLKYLSVLPGDIEKGSKQLYKFISANFTFPLMVGLGMLYIPLKDVVGMLSWQYFVVVISVVLTVVLTGYFVGGKMNMYPIEAAIITACQSGMGGTGDVAILSASNRMNLMPFAQVATRLGGAITVISMTALMRFLF, from the coding sequence ATGGAAGACGTGAAATCGTTAAACTTTTTTGAGAAGTTTAAAAAAGTAAAAGTTGGTGCTATTCCATTACCAGCTTATCTGGCAATGGCCATCGTGATTATGTTATCAGCTTATTTTGAAGAATTACCAGTCAATATGTTAGGTGGATTTGCTATTATTTTAAGTTTAGGTTGGTTTTTAGGTGGAATTGGCGGAAGTATTCCAGGATTAAAAAACTTTGGTGGATCAGCAATTTTTTCTTTAATGATTCCGTCAATCTTGGTATTCTTTAATTTTTTTAATGCCAATACATTAGCAGCAACGGATATGTTAATGAAGCAAGCAAATTTTTTATATTTTTATATTGCTTGTCTAGTGTGTGGTAGTATTTTAGGAATGCATCGCAAAATATTAGTTCAAGGTTTGATGCGGATGATTATTCCAATGGCATGTGGAATGATTCTAGCTTTAGTTGTTGGAACTACGATTGGAACGTTGTTAGGCTTAGGTTTTGAGCATACATTGTTTTATATTGTGACGCCAATTATTTCTGGAGGAATTGGTGAGGGAATCTTACCACTATCGTTAGGATATAGCGCCATTACAGGAATTCCAAGTGAGCAATTAGTCGGACAATTAATTCCAGCCACTATTATTGGGAATTTCTTTGCTATTATTAGTTCAGGAATCTTGAATCGCTTAGGTGAAAAACGCCCAGACAAATGTGGGCAGGGACAACTTGTAAAATTCAAAGACGGCGATGATATGGCAGATGCTATGAAGGAAGACACAAGTCCTTTAGATGTCAAATTAATGGGCGCAGGTGTATTGGTTGCTTGTACGTTATTTATTACTGGCGGACTTTTACAAAAATTTACCGGTTTTCCTGGCCCAGTCTTAATGATTCTAGTAGCTGCTTTATTGAAATACTTGAGTGTATTACCAGGTGATATCGAAAAAGGGTCAAAACAATTGTACAAATTTATTTCTGCAAACTTTACCTTCCCATTAATGGTTGGTTTAGGAATGTTATATATCCCGTTGAAAGATGTTGTTGGAATGCTATCTTGGCAATATTTTGTAGTAGTAATCTCTGTTGTATTAACAGTCGTTTTAACTGGTTATTTTGTTGGTGGAAAAATGAATATGTATCCAATTGAAGCCGCGATTATTACAGCATGTCAAAGTGGGATGGGTGGAACTGGCGACGTAGCAATTCTATCTGCATCAAATCGAATGAACTTAATGCCATTTGCCCAAGTAGCAACGCGTTTAGGTGGTGCAATTACAGTAATTTCTATGACAGCATTAATGCGTTTTTTATTCTAA